In Asticcacaulis sp. SL142, the sequence CTCTGAGCAGTCCAAGATCGACGCCGCCCGCGAGTGGGTCAAGTCGATTGCCTCTGAGCCTGAAGTCGGCGCTATCTATAACGGTAAGGTCGTGAAGGTCGTCGATTTCGGCGCATTCGTGAACTTCTTTGGTGCCAAGGACGGCCTGGTCCACGTCTCCCAGATCAAGAACGAAAAGGTCGCCACGGTTGCCGACGTTCTGAAAGAAGGCGACGAAGTCAAGGTCAAGTTCATGGGCTTTGATGATCGCGGCAAGACTAAGCTGTCGATGAAGGTCGTCGATCAGGAAACCGGCGAAGACCTGACCGAAAAGCTGGCGGCTGAACGCGCGGCCCGCATCGAAGCCGGTGAAGAAGTGCCGTCGGAAGAACGTGCTGAGCGCTCCGACCGTGGTGATCGCGGCGACCGCCGTCCGCCGCGCCGTCCGCGCCGCGACTAGCAGGGTCTAGACCCTGCACCCGTTAGCTTGGCAAAGCCGAACGGGTAAGGATAACGAAAGGCGATCCCGTTGAGGGGTCGCCTTTTATTTTTTCTTCGTTTTGGGTAGTTTTTTTACTTCTTTAATTATGGAAGATATTTGTTTATCCGCTTCTCGTTGACGCTCCTCTTTTCGAATTTGTATATATTTCTCATACTGAGATTCTGCTTTACGTTTAGCGTCAGAAGCTTTTATAGAACCACCTGTATTTAAGACGGTACGACCAAGCTGCTTTAATTGTAGGTCAAGAATGTTCTGCGCTTCTTGCATTGTCGTCAAACGACCCAAATCAAGCTGATCTTCGAATATATCAAGAAGTATGGATGTTAATCGATTTAATTCTTTTATTTCAGTTTGTGCCAAATAATTCTTTGAGACAGTAACATCTATCTTTCTAATATTTTCATGTGGCCAAGTCTGTAACCCCATATTGTCTACGCTTGAATCTGCTCTTTTTACGATAAGTTCGGCTGGCGTAAATGATGTCACTGCATAGACCAATTTAGCTTGAGTTCTTTGATAAAACTCGCGAGCCAACTCTGTTGTTCCATCATAGTCTTGGCACATGGCGCATATCGAACGAAGCTCTCGATACAGGTTAGCTTCGTCTGAGCGAATATCGCGGATTATTTCGCGAAGCTCAGTAACCCGGTCGAAATTTTCCGGCTGTTTCAGGCGCTGTGAATCTACAACAAAGCCTTTTGTAGCGAACTGAACCAAAACGCTGGTTGCCCAACGCCGGAAAATAGTAGCTTGAGTTGATGAGACCCGATAGCCAACGGATATAACCATATCTAGGCTGTAAAGTATGGCTGGACGACCTGTCGTTGTTTGCGTTTTTTGCAAAGAAGTCGATTCTTCCAGTTCGCCTTCATCAAGCACATTATTAATGTGCCGGGAAATTGTTGAAACATCCCTACCAAAAAGTTGGCTGATCTGGGCTTGGCTCATCCATAGCGCTTCCCCTTCATATCGGATGTCCAGTCGCAAACCTTTATCAGTTCCATAAACAAGAAATCTGTCTCCGGTATCTGCATCTTCTATGAGATGAACGGGTTCGGCGTCCTTATCTGTCATTATTTCACCTATAAAGCGGGAACAATTTGGCAACATATCGCGATTTTTCTGTTTCGTCCACATTCTCAAGGCTATATTTCAAACCGTTGTATCAATTTGAAAAACTGGAAAAATGCAAATCACCGACCAAATCCTTGACCGTGGCGCGATCCTGTTGCTGGCCAATAAGGGCGAGCCGGTAAAGCTTATCGGCTGCGAGGTCGAAGCCATCGATCTGTCGGATGTTATTCTCAACGGCTGGGTGTTTGAGGACTGCATCCTGCGCAAAACCAAATTCAAATCCGCCAAGCTGGAACATGCGCAGTTCATCGGCTGCAAGGGCGGGCAGGCTGATTTTACCTCCGCTGATCTGACCGAAGCGCAATTCACCGCCTGCGATTTCAATAACACCTCATTCAAGGGCACCGTCCTGCCGCAGGCGACCTTTAAGCGCTGTAAGCTGACCGGTGCCAATTTCAGCGACAGTCGCAATATCGATGTGACCTTTGAAGAATGCCGCCTGAACGATGCTCATTTGCGCGGGTTTTCGTTCAGCAAGCAGACGCTGAAATCGCTGGATATGCACAATGCCGATCTGCAACGCTGTGATTTCAGAAAAGCGGTGTTTGAGGATTGTTCCCTGCGCGATGCGATCCTGGATAATGCCCGTTTCGAAGGCGCTGACCTGCGCGGTACGGACATCGGCGGGGTGCGTCTTGAGGATGCCCGCCGCTTCAAAGGGGCGACCATTTCGCGCGCTCAGGCCGCAGAACTTCTGTCCGAACTGGGCTTGAAAGTGCTATAAGGGATGGGCCGGTATTCATAAACCGGCTCTGGTTTCCGTAGCGTAAGGTAAGCGTTATCATCAACCGCAAATAGCTTGTGACCCGTTTGAAAACCGGCTACGCAACGCCTGTTGCCTGACGGTGACATAGCTGTAACTGGAAAATTTAATGCACTCAAAAACCTTTAAGGCCTCGCTGGGGAGCGCTAGGGCCTTAACTGCTACCGCCATGACAAGCGTCGTGGCGATGGCGGGCGCATATGCCGTACCGGCCTATGCGGACACTGAAGATGTAACTGAAGTCGTGGTCACGGCCCAGAAACGGGCTGAACCGCTGGCGACCACGCCATTGTCGGTTGCGGTCGTCACAGGCGACCAACTCAGGCAAGCAGGCGCCCATGACCTCAAAGACCTGCAAAGCCTGACCCCATCGCTGATCATTACCTCGACCGCCAACGAGGCCCAGACCACGGCCCGCCTGCGCGGTATCGGCACGGTCGGCGATAATCCGGGTCTGGAATCCTCGGTCGGTGTGGTGATCGACGGCGTGGTGCGGGCGCGTACCGCCACGGCCATGAGCGATCTGGGCGAGGTGGATCGTATTGAAATCCTGAAAGGGCCGCAGTCGGGCCTGTTTGGCAAGGGCGCCTCGGCCGGCCTTATTCAGGTCGTCACCAAGGCACCGGAAATGGCCCCACGCCAGACCCTGGAGCTGACCGCCGGTGAACATGGCACGCTAGGGGTTTCCGGTTATGCTACCGGGCCGCTTAGTGAGACCGTGGCCGGGTCGCTGAACCTGACCTATCGCAGCCGTGAGGGTCAGTACAAAGTCCATACCGGCAATGGCCCGCGTAGCGACGACCGCGACAATGATCAGAACTATTACTCCGTGCGCGGTCAGTTGTTGTTTGCGCCCAATGACACCGTGACCGTGCGTGTGATCGGTGACTATACCAAGCGCGATGAAAACTGCTGCGCGGGTGTGGCCGTGGTAAAGGGTGCGACCTCGGCCTATATCGACCTTTTGGCCCCCGACAGCGGTGTGGCCCAGACGATCAATCTCGAGGGCCGCGAAGTCTGGTCCAACCGTTCAACCGCGCAGGTGCTGGTCGATGCGGGCCTGTCAGTTGAAACCGTGGTGCGGTTGTCCGATACGATCGATCTGACCTCGATCACGGCCGCCCGTCACTGGGATCACACCAATGGCTATGATGCGGATTTCTCATCAGCCGATATCTATTACCGCGAAC encodes:
- a CDS encoding pentapeptide repeat-containing protein, which codes for MQITDQILDRGAILLLANKGEPVKLIGCEVEAIDLSDVILNGWVFEDCILRKTKFKSAKLEHAQFIGCKGGQADFTSADLTEAQFTACDFNNTSFKGTVLPQATFKRCKLTGANFSDSRNIDVTFEECRLNDAHLRGFSFSKQTLKSLDMHNADLQRCDFRKAVFEDCSLRDAILDNARFEGADLRGTDIGGVRLEDARRFKGATISRAQAAELLSELGLKVL
- the rhuM gene encoding RhuM family protein, which codes for MTDKDAEPVHLIEDADTGDRFLVYGTDKGLRLDIRYEGEALWMSQAQISQLFGRDVSTISRHINNVLDEGELEESTSLQKTQTTTGRPAILYSLDMVISVGYRVSSTQATIFRRWATSVLVQFATKGFVVDSQRLKQPENFDRVTELREIIRDIRSDEANLYRELRSICAMCQDYDGTTELAREFYQRTQAKLVYAVTSFTPAELIVKRADSSVDNMGLQTWPHENIRKIDVTVSKNYLAQTEIKELNRLTSILLDIFEDQLDLGRLTTMQEAQNILDLQLKQLGRTVLNTGGSIKASDAKRKAESQYEKYIQIRKEERQREADKQISSIIKEVKKLPKTKKK